The following coding sequences lie in one Rhodopirellula bahusiensis genomic window:
- a CDS encoding sirohydrochlorin chelatase — protein MGDSHGILLIGHGTRDQRGTDEFFELGDRLASYLAGRSIVQPCLLEFQSPTIDEGWRRLLDAGAERITVSPLLLFAAGHAKSDIPDAVEAVARQTNTLDRIAGYSRPISRQSRMVELVRERLIESIESVATDHRSLGASGLAAIPTAVVMVGRGSLDPCASSDMRLLTEVAVRGRMFPSSNSQANAPSIADLHGIDRAGLVTTFYAMAQPRLPDTLEQIASTGQFGRIIVQPHLLFSGRLYDAIVRQAKEAATKFGEVEFVVSRYLGPNPKVAAAIAERIDSLQSERVGG, from the coding sequence ATGGGCGATTCCCACGGAATTCTGCTGATCGGCCACGGTACGCGTGATCAACGCGGGACCGACGAATTCTTTGAACTCGGTGATCGACTGGCATCTTACTTGGCTGGTCGTTCGATCGTTCAACCTTGCCTGCTCGAGTTTCAGTCGCCAACCATCGACGAAGGTTGGCGACGTTTGCTCGACGCCGGTGCGGAACGAATCACCGTTTCGCCTCTGTTGTTGTTCGCCGCTGGGCATGCGAAGTCGGACATTCCCGATGCCGTCGAAGCCGTCGCTCGTCAGACGAACACGCTTGACCGGATTGCGGGTTACAGCCGTCCCATTTCTCGCCAGTCCCGCATGGTCGAATTGGTTCGCGAGCGATTGATTGAGTCGATCGAATCCGTCGCCACCGATCACCGATCCCTCGGAGCGTCCGGCCTCGCGGCCATTCCCACCGCCGTGGTGATGGTTGGCCGCGGAAGCTTGGATCCATGTGCTTCGTCGGACATGAGATTGCTCACCGAAGTTGCCGTTCGCGGACGCATGTTTCCGTCGTCTAATTCGCAAGCGAATGCACCTTCCATCGCGGATCTTCATGGGATCGATCGAGCTGGCTTGGTGACCACGTTCTACGCGATGGCACAACCACGATTGCCGGACACGCTCGAACAAATTGCTTCGACTGGTCAGTTCGGGCGAATCATTGTGCAGCCGCACTTGTTGTTCTCGGGACGGCTGTATGACGCGATCGTTCGTCAAGCAAAAGAAGCGGCGACCAAATTCGGCGAGGTTGAATTTGTCGTCTCGCGGTACTTGGGACCCAATCCCAAAGTGGCCGCGGCCATCGCCGAACGAATTGATTCCCTGCAATCCGAAAGAGTCGGCGGTTAG
- a CDS encoding heavy-metal-associated domain-containing protein, whose amino-acid sequence MKSIVYVVAALAAVGIMVAISATPDKAPEVEAAPASAVVATPEVMAEAGTMTLEVPEMHCQFACFPRVQETLEKSDAVSEVALVDQPDPNALTVKKVVVKYDAGFDVTSALAALQKEGFSSAQKVQ is encoded by the coding sequence ATGAAATCGATCGTTTACGTTGTCGCTGCCTTGGCTGCCGTTGGAATCATGGTCGCCATCTCCGCGACTCCTGACAAAGCACCCGAAGTTGAAGCCGCTCCTGCATCCGCTGTCGTTGCCACGCCAGAAGTGATGGCGGAAGCTGGCACGATGACGTTGGAAGTTCCTGAAATGCACTGCCAATTCGCGTGCTTCCCGCGTGTTCAAGAAACGTTGGAAAAGAGCGACGCGGTCAGCGAAGTTGCTTTGGTTGATCAGCCCGATCCAAACGCGTTGACCGTCAAGAAAGTCGTCGTGAAGTACGATGCCGGATTCGACGTCACTTCCGCTTTGGCCGCATTGCAAAAAGAAGGGTTCAGCTCGGCCCAAAAGGTTCAGTAA